One genomic region from Desulfuromonas sp. TF encodes:
- the lptB gene encoding LPS export ABC transporter ATP-binding protein, with amino-acid sequence MARKLTARGISKAYKGRQVVRGVDLEVSSGEVIGLLGPNGAGKTTSFYMVVGLVRPDQGRVFLDDMELTDLPMYLRARAGISYLPQEASVFRNMTVEENLLAILETLDFSAVVRHKRKDHLLEELRLTHVARTPGYALSGGERRRVEIARALVIDPAFILLDEPFAGIDPIAVIDIQNIITELKARQIGVLISDHNVRETLGVCDKAYILNEGEILEYGEPARIAASPKARSIYLGEKFKL; translated from the coding sequence GTGGCGCGGAAGCTCACGGCTCGGGGGATTTCCAAGGCCTATAAGGGACGGCAGGTGGTTCGCGGCGTCGACCTTGAGGTCTCCTCGGGCGAGGTGATCGGGCTGCTCGGCCCCAATGGCGCGGGCAAAACCACATCTTTTTACATGGTTGTGGGCTTGGTACGGCCGGACCAGGGGCGGGTTTTTCTTGACGACATGGAACTGACAGACCTGCCCATGTATCTCCGGGCGCGGGCGGGGATATCCTACCTGCCGCAGGAAGCTTCGGTCTTCCGCAACATGACGGTGGAGGAAAACCTGCTGGCCATTCTAGAGACTCTTGATTTTTCTGCGGTGGTCCGTCACAAACGCAAGGATCATCTGCTCGAGGAATTGCGCCTCACTCACGTGGCCCGAACACCGGGATACGCCCTCTCGGGCGGGGAACGGCGGCGGGTGGAGATTGCCAGGGCCCTCGTGATCGATCCTGCCTTCATCCTTCTCGATGAGCCCTTTGCCGGAATAGATCCCATTGCGGTCATCGATATCCAGAACATCATCACAGAGTTGAAGGCACGGCAGATCGGCGTGCTGATATCGGATCACAATGTCCGGGAGACTCTGGGTGTCTGCGACAAGGCCTACATCCTCAATGAAGGGGAAATTCTGGAGTACGGTGAGCCGGCCCGAATCGCCGCCAGTCCGAAAGCCCGATCGATCTATCTTGGCGAAAAGTTCAAGCTTTAA
- the hprK gene encoding HPr(Ser) kinase/phosphatase, producing MAGLSIQELLGEKEAGLDLELLAGERGLGNCVQVPRIQKPGLALAGYTTNLHPDRIQVLGSTELSYLNHLTPEKAAVNLRQFCALNVSCFIITKGQEPPERLVMEAEQQGIPLLRTHHQSSTFISMITQFLEERLLPSTTVHGVLVDVLGVGVLLVGKSGIGKSECALDLVLKGHRLVADDVVKVRMKLPAVLFGEGMDLLHYHMEIRGLGIINIKHLFGVAAIRERKKIDVAVELLEWEEGKEYDRLGLEEQKYGILGLEIPFLKIPVRPGRNITTIVEVAARNQLLKEMGYHSALEFQDRLEKRMAEMAYLHAHTIIGDNLE from the coding sequence ATGGCCGGACTGAGTATCCAAGAGCTTCTTGGCGAAAAAGAGGCGGGGCTTGACCTTGAATTGCTGGCCGGGGAACGCGGTCTCGGCAATTGCGTGCAGGTTCCCCGCATACAAAAACCCGGTCTGGCTCTCGCGGGCTATACCACCAATCTGCACCCCGACCGAATCCAGGTCCTCGGGTCGACCGAGCTTAGCTATCTCAATCATCTGACGCCGGAGAAGGCCGCTGTCAATCTGCGCCAATTCTGCGCTCTGAATGTCTCTTGCTTTATCATCACCAAGGGCCAGGAGCCGCCCGAACGGCTGGTCATGGAAGCCGAGCAGCAGGGGATTCCCCTCCTGCGTACCCATCACCAGAGTTCCACCTTCATTTCCATGATCACCCAGTTTCTGGAGGAGCGGCTCCTTCCTTCAACCACCGTCCACGGTGTGCTGGTGGATGTGCTGGGGGTCGGGGTCCTGCTTGTCGGTAAAAGCGGAATCGGCAAGAGCGAATGCGCTCTCGATCTGGTACTCAAGGGGCACCGCCTGGTGGCGGATGACGTCGTCAAGGTGCGCATGAAGCTTCCAGCCGTCCTTTTCGGAGAAGGGATGGACCTGCTCCATTATCATATGGAGATCCGGGGTCTGGGGATCATCAACATCAAGCACCTCTTTGGCGTGGCAGCAATCCGTGAGCGCAAGAAGATCGATGTGGCTGTTGAACTTCTGGAGTGGGAAGAAGGAAAGGAATACGACCGGCTTGGGCTTGAAGAACAGAAATACGGCATCCTCGGTCTCGAAATTCCGTTTCTGAAAATTCCGGTCCGCCCCGGCCGCAATATCACGACGATCGTCGAAGTCGCGGCGCGCAATCAACTGCTCAAGGAAATGGGTTATCACAGCGCCCTCGAATTTCAGGATCGATTAGAAAAGCGGATGGCGGAAATGGCATACCTGCACGCTCACACCATCATCGGGGATAATCTTGAATGA
- a CDS encoding sigma 54 modulation/S30EA ribosomal C-terminal domain-containing protein encodes PIIIRSNSFPVKPMAVEEAVMQMDLLNKEFLVFTDSASEEINVVYRRKDGNYGLIVPQSK; translated from the coding sequence ACCGATCATCATCCGCAGCAACAGTTTTCCCGTCAAGCCGATGGCGGTGGAAGAGGCGGTCATGCAGATGGACCTTTTGAACAAAGAATTCCTGGTCTTCACCGATTCGGCATCGGAGGAGATCAATGTAGTGTACCGCCGCAAGGACGGCAACTACGGTTTAATTGTTCCTCAAAGCAAGTAA
- a CDS encoding PTS sugar transporter subunit IIA, translating to MIGLVIATHSNLAKEFINAAEMVIGPLTNVRAVCIQKEDGLEDIRSNMAGAIEEVGRDGEGIAIMTDMFGGTPANISLSFLEPQQVEVLTGVNLPMVLKFFNTREGLSLSDLVAQLKSYGQQSITLASEFLQK from the coding sequence ATGATCGGTCTGGTAATCGCCACTCACTCCAATCTGGCAAAAGAGTTCATCAATGCCGCCGAAATGGTTATTGGTCCTTTGACCAACGTCCGTGCAGTCTGCATACAAAAGGAAGACGGCCTCGAGGACATTCGCAGCAACATGGCCGGAGCCATCGAGGAGGTCGGCCGAGACGGGGAGGGAATCGCCATCATGACCGACATGTTCGGCGGGACTCCCGCCAACATCAGCCTCTCCTTTCTCGAACCCCAGCAGGTTGAAGTTCTTACCGGAGTGAATCTTCCGATGGTGCTGAAGTTCTTCAATACACGGGAAGGCCTCTCTCTTTCCGACCTGGTGGCCCAGCTCAAGTCGTACGGACAGCAGAGCATTACACTGGCCAGCGAATTTCTTCAGAAATGA
- a CDS encoding PTS sugar transporter subunit IIA — protein MKIIDLLKPAAITADLKATGKNEVLAELTDAILKVENGLDRDEVINVLQERERLGSTGIGEGVAIPHGKLRDLKHLVISFGRSRGGVDFDSMDGRPAHLFFLLIAPEESVGVHLKTLARISKLLKNSTVRNRLLAASSGEEVYSIIAEEEEQL, from the coding sequence ATGAAGATAATTGACCTGCTGAAACCCGCCGCCATCACTGCGGACCTTAAGGCGACAGGCAAGAACGAGGTCCTTGCCGAACTGACCGATGCCATCCTCAAAGTAGAAAACGGTCTGGACCGTGACGAGGTCATCAACGTGTTGCAGGAGCGGGAACGGCTGGGCAGCACGGGCATCGGAGAAGGCGTGGCCATCCCCCACGGCAAGTTGAGAGATCTCAAGCATCTTGTGATTTCTTTCGGCCGCAGCCGCGGAGGAGTCGATTTCGACTCTATGGACGGCCGCCCTGCGCATTTGTTCTTCCTACTGATCGCTCCGGAAGAATCGGTCGGCGTCCACCTCAAGACACTTGCGCGAATATCCAAATTGCTCAAGAACTCCACGGTCCGGAACCGGCTTCTTGCCGCATCGAGCGGTGAGGAAGTCTATTCGATCATCGCCGAAGAAGAAGAGCAGCTTTAA
- the rapZ gene encoding RNase adapter RapZ produces the protein MSRKRVFVLTGLSGSGKTAAAHALEDEGFFVVDNLPMALFPQFLEMADQGGKLTADVAVVIDVRNREFLAGFEKNLQNLKALGYQPVIYFFDASDETLIRRYSETRRRHPLAGTDGVPAAIRRERQLLEELKRSATAVIDSSGLTPHQLRSRVVQIVKGEEGSEPLVVRLQSFGYRYGVPLESDLVMDVRFLPNPHFVEELRPLGGLDMAVSTFVLSQPACQEFLRYFKDLMMFLLPQYRKEGKSYLTISVGCTGGHHRSVAVVEALRPAFVGEGITLEVNHRDLAKG, from the coding sequence ATGAGCCGGAAACGAGTCTTTGTTCTCACCGGCCTGTCGGGTTCAGGAAAGACTGCCGCCGCCCACGCCCTGGAGGATGAAGGGTTTTTCGTCGTTGACAACCTGCCGATGGCCCTTTTTCCCCAGTTTCTGGAAATGGCCGATCAGGGAGGTAAGCTTACTGCGGATGTAGCGGTGGTCATCGACGTGCGAAACCGCGAATTCCTGGCTGGATTCGAAAAGAATCTTCAAAATCTCAAGGCGCTCGGCTATCAACCGGTCATCTATTTTTTCGATGCCTCCGACGAGACGCTGATACGCCGCTATTCCGAAACCCGCCGCCGCCACCCGCTGGCTGGAACGGACGGGGTGCCCGCGGCAATCCGCCGGGAGCGGCAGCTTCTGGAGGAACTGAAGCGTTCAGCCACCGCGGTGATCGATTCATCCGGACTAACCCCTCATCAGTTGAGGTCAAGGGTGGTTCAGATCGTCAAGGGGGAGGAGGGATCGGAGCCTCTGGTCGTCCGTTTGCAGTCCTTCGGCTATCGCTACGGGGTGCCGCTGGAATCGGACCTGGTCATGGATGTGCGGTTTCTGCCCAACCCTCATTTTGTGGAGGAACTGCGGCCTCTGGGAGGGCTTGACATGGCGGTCAGCACTTTCGTGCTGTCGCAGCCGGCATGTCAGGAATTTCTGCGATATTTCAAGGACCTGATGATGTTTCTTCTGCCCCAGTATCGCAAAGAGGGAAAGAGCTATCTCACCATCTCCGTCGGCTGCACCGGCGGGCATCATCGCAGCGTTGCCGTCGTGGAAGCGCTGCGTCCGGCTTTTGTCGGCGAAGGGATCACTCTCGAGGTGAACCACAGGGATTTGGCCAAAGGATAA
- a CDS encoding KpsF/GutQ family sugar-phosphate isomerase → MYDTAKRVLRIEAEAISALVERINGNFSKAVEMILGCHGRVVITGMGKSGLICQKVAATMASTGTPAFFLHPAEGIHGDLGMLMKGDVVIAVSNSGETEELTRILPVIKRMGLPLIALAGNPNSTLARAGDVFLDISVREEACPLGLAPTASTSATLAMGDALAVALLVQRGFKDEDFALFHPGGALGKRLLLRVEDLMHSGGDIPMVGMETPLKEALFEITSKKLGITGVAGAGGGLAGVFTDGDLRRSIEQGFDVLNRPIRELMNHNPKRILRTNLAAKALQKMEQHSITSLFVFESEEAEKPVGIIHLHDLLKAGVV, encoded by the coding sequence ATCTACGATACAGCAAAGCGGGTCCTCAGGATCGAAGCCGAGGCGATTTCGGCCCTCGTGGAGCGGATCAACGGCAATTTCAGCAAAGCGGTTGAAATGATTCTCGGCTGTCATGGAAGGGTGGTCATCACCGGCATGGGCAAGTCGGGCCTCATCTGCCAGAAAGTCGCCGCGACCATGGCTTCGACCGGCACCCCCGCCTTCTTCCTCCATCCGGCCGAAGGCATCCATGGCGACTTGGGGATGCTCATGAAAGGCGACGTGGTGATCGCCGTTTCCAATTCCGGTGAAACGGAGGAACTCACCCGAATCCTTCCGGTGATCAAGCGCATGGGGCTCCCCCTGATTGCCTTGGCTGGAAACCCGAACAGTACGCTGGCACGGGCAGGGGATGTTTTTCTGGATATTTCCGTCAGGGAAGAAGCCTGTCCGCTGGGGCTGGCGCCGACCGCCAGCACCTCCGCCACGCTGGCCATGGGAGACGCCCTTGCCGTGGCCCTTCTGGTGCAGCGCGGCTTCAAGGACGAGGATTTCGCCCTCTTCCATCCCGGCGGCGCTCTTGGTAAACGGCTTCTGCTGCGGGTCGAAGATCTGATGCACTCGGGCGGCGACATTCCTATGGTCGGCATGGAGACCCCGCTCAAGGAAGCCCTCTTCGAGATTACCAGCAAGAAGCTGGGCATCACGGGTGTGGCAGGAGCCGGCGGAGGACTGGCCGGCGTTTTTACCGACGGCGACCTGCGCCGATCCATCGAACAGGGCTTCGATGTGCTCAACCGGCCGATCAGGGAGCTGATGAACCACAACCCCAAACGCATTCTGCGGACTAATCTTGCCGCCAAGGCTCTTCAGAAGATGGAGCAGCATTCCATCACGTCCCTCTTTGTCTTCGAATCGGAAGAGGCGGAGAAGCCGGTGGGAATCATTCATCTGCACGATCTTCTAAAGGCGGGGGTAGTCTGA
- a CDS encoding HAD family hydrolase — protein MVEQLGKIRLLLLDVDGIMTDGRIIIDNNGVESKAFDVRDGHGLKLLQRVGLKVGIITGRESEVVRFRARELGIDILHQGSRNKLEPYFATIEELGLADEEVAYMGDDLVDLPILRRVGFSATVADAVEELKPLVHYVTARSGGRGAVREICDLILKTTGRWTEVTDRYFAAEGPL, from the coding sequence ATGGTGGAGCAACTTGGAAAAATCCGTCTTCTGCTCCTTGATGTGGACGGAATCATGACCGACGGCCGCATCATCATCGACAATAACGGCGTCGAGTCCAAGGCCTTCGATGTCAGGGACGGCCATGGCTTGAAACTGCTCCAGCGTGTCGGCCTGAAGGTCGGGATCATCACCGGCCGCGAATCCGAGGTGGTGCGCTTTCGGGCTCGCGAACTCGGCATCGACATTCTGCACCAGGGATCCAGGAACAAGCTCGAACCTTATTTCGCAACCATTGAGGAACTGGGACTGGCAGATGAGGAGGTGGCCTACATGGGGGACGATCTCGTCGATCTGCCCATTCTGCGGCGGGTGGGGTTTTCCGCCACTGTGGCGGATGCGGTCGAGGAGTTGAAGCCCCTGGTTCACTACGTTACGGCCCGGAGCGGCGGCCGGGGCGCGGTGCGGGAAATCTGCGATCTCATCCTGAAAACTACGGGCCGATGGACCGAGGTCACGGATCGGTATTTCGCCGCTGAGGGCCCGCTGTAA
- the hpf gene encoding ribosome hibernation-promoting factor, HPF/YfiA family, which produces MQIAVTFRHMETSEPVRAYVEEKLSRVKKYIDEPIDAQVVLSVEKKIRHSAEVTILAK; this is translated from the coding sequence ATGCAAATTGCTGTCACATTCAGACACATGGAAACCAGTGAGCCGGTTCGCGCTTATGTCGAGGAAAAACTCTCCCGCGTCAAGAAGTACATTGACGAGCCGATTGACGCCCAGGTTGTCCTCTCGGTCGAGAAGAAGATTCGCCACAGCGCCGAAGTCACCATTCTCGCCAAG
- the lptC gene encoding LPS export ABC transporter periplasmic protein LptC: MAIVVLAVALTITVVRNFKGGSPEEILESLPRNVDLSLKKINYTETRDGKRHWTLVADSAAHTVEDGITRIENIHMTFYDEDMGDVVLTAEEGEMKSGSREVAVRGDVIVNNPQGYALYTDSLLYREAERMISTEEPVRMVSEKMEVTGVGMLLDVQDHTLILLSDIQARLAAVTGESGNR; this comes from the coding sequence GTGGCCATTGTCGTACTCGCGGTGGCCCTGACCATCACCGTGGTACGCAACTTCAAGGGGGGATCTCCGGAGGAGATTCTCGAATCTCTCCCCCGGAACGTCGATCTCTCCCTGAAAAAGATCAATTATACGGAAACCCGCGATGGGAAACGCCACTGGACGCTGGTGGCCGATTCGGCAGCCCATACAGTGGAAGACGGGATCACCCGCATAGAGAATATCCACATGACTTTCTACGACGAGGATATGGGTGATGTGGTTCTGACCGCCGAAGAGGGGGAGATGAAATCGGGGTCCCGTGAGGTGGCGGTTCGGGGCGATGTCATCGTCAATAACCCCCAGGGGTATGCCCTGTACACCGATTCCCTGCTGTATCGGGAAGCGGAGCGGATGATCAGCACGGAGGAGCCGGTACGCATGGTTTCCGAGAAGATGGAAGTCACAGGCGTGGGCATGCTCCTCGACGTTCAGGATCACACCCTGATCCTGCTCTCCGATATTCAGGCTCGGCTGGCAGCCGTGACTGGCGAAAGCGGTAACCGATGA
- the kdsA gene encoding 3-deoxy-8-phosphooctulonate synthase, producing MVREISVGSTVFGGGRPLVLIAGPCAIEDEALTLRIAGFLKKLAADLGIGLVFKASYDKANRTSVTSFRGPGMAEGLRILARVKAEFDLPVISDIHDLSQVAPAAEVLDIIQIPAFLCRQTDLLVAAGETGKVINIKKGQFMAPWDMGNTVGKVESTGNDKILLTERGASFGYNNLVTDMRSLVIMRETGYPVVFDATHSVQLPGGAGASSGGQRQYVGALSRAAAATGIDGLFWEVHENPEEALCDGPNSLPLQDLRGMLEPILAIDAIAKGRG from the coding sequence ATGGTGAGGGAGATTTCCGTCGGCAGCACTGTCTTCGGCGGCGGTCGGCCGCTGGTTCTCATCGCCGGTCCCTGCGCCATCGAGGACGAAGCCCTTACCTTGCGCATCGCCGGTTTTCTCAAGAAGTTGGCCGCCGACCTCGGTATCGGTCTGGTCTTCAAGGCTTCCTACGACAAGGCCAACCGCACGTCGGTGACATCCTTCAGGGGGCCGGGAATGGCCGAGGGCCTGCGCATCCTGGCGCGGGTGAAGGCCGAATTCGACCTCCCCGTCATCTCCGACATTCACGATCTCTCCCAGGTGGCCCCCGCCGCCGAGGTGCTGGATATCATCCAGATTCCCGCCTTTCTCTGTCGGCAGACGGATCTGCTGGTGGCTGCAGGCGAGACCGGAAAAGTCATCAACATTAAAAAGGGGCAGTTCATGGCCCCCTGGGACATGGGCAACACGGTAGGGAAGGTCGAGTCGACGGGGAACGACAAAATCCTGCTGACGGAGCGGGGGGCCTCTTTCGGCTACAACAATCTGGTGACGGATATGCGATCACTGGTGATCATGCGAGAGACGGGCTATCCGGTCGTTTTCGACGCCACGCACTCCGTTCAGCTTCCCGGCGGCGCCGGCGCCTCTTCCGGCGGCCAGCGCCAGTATGTGGGGGCTCTCTCCCGGGCAGCGGCGGCCACCGGTATCGACGGACTTTTCTGGGAAGTGCACGAGAATCCGGAGGAGGCCCTGTGCGACGGTCCCAACTCTCTTCCCCTCCAGGATCTCAGGGGGATGCTGGAACCCATTCTGGCCATCGATGCCATCGCCAAAGGACGTGGTTGA
- the lptA gene encoding lipopolysaccharide transport periplasmic protein LptA, whose amino-acid sequence MMRKIIVLFFSLLHFTAGICLAAEQTPPAPPLGDMPIHITSDRLEADDTANQVRFEGEVVAKQGDVVIYADTMIVFYRAEDREVQRVEALSNVRIVQGSRVATGQKGIYYRNRGRIVLTGSPRVHQGEDFVEGDEITVFLGEEKSIVSSEGGSRVNAVFHPKEQK is encoded by the coding sequence ATGATGCGCAAGATCATTGTCCTCTTTTTTTCCCTTCTTCATTTCACGGCGGGGATCTGCCTGGCTGCCGAACAGACCCCGCCGGCGCCCCCGCTCGGCGATATGCCTATCCACATCACCTCCGACCGTCTCGAAGCCGACGATACCGCGAATCAGGTCAGGTTCGAAGGGGAAGTAGTAGCGAAACAAGGGGATGTGGTCATCTACGCCGACACGATGATCGTCTTCTACCGCGCCGAGGACCGGGAGGTCCAACGCGTGGAGGCACTGAGCAACGTGCGCATCGTGCAGGGATCGAGAGTGGCCACGGGGCAGAAGGGCATTTACTATCGGAACCGGGGGCGAATCGTCCTTACCGGCTCCCCCAGGGTGCATCAGGGAGAAGATTTTGTCGAAGGGGATGAAATCACCGTCTTCCTTGGCGAGGAAAAAAGCATCGTCAGCAGTGAGGGCGGTTCCCGGGTCAATGCCGTGTTCCATCCCAAGGAGCAGAAGTAG
- the rpoN gene encoding RNA polymerase factor sigma-54, with protein MALEIRQQLKLSQQLVMTPQLQQAIKLLQLSRMELVDMVQQELEENPVLEEGMDLEEQEPREETTEVAEPETFSEEVKEVAGENEGLADIDWQTYLEGYNLGGSTADSYEEDDDRPSFENLLTKKGSLTDHLMWQLGLSRFTEEERRVAAEIIGNLDEDGYLKATLEEISDILGVEAEKVPPVLEKVQDFDPVGVACRNLQECLLKQVRHLGMEGSLVETILRDHIAELETRKYPTIAKVQGVSLDEVLGAAKIISGLDPRPGRPYSQEDVHYITPDIFVYKISDEYVVVLNDEGLPNLRISTFYRQALSGGGGGVDQKAGEYIQEKLRGALWLIKSIHQRQRTIYKVTKSIVKFQREFFDKGIEHLKPLVLRDVAEDIEMHESTISRVTTSKYVQTPQGLFELKYFFNSGISTTEGSSIASESVKNRIRDIVAQENPKKPYSDQKIVDMLRQHGIDIARRTVTKYREMLGIGSSTERKRLF; from the coding sequence ATGGCTTTAGAAATCCGACAGCAACTCAAACTCAGCCAGCAGCTGGTGATGACGCCCCAACTGCAGCAGGCGATCAAGCTGCTTCAACTCTCGCGCATGGAACTGGTGGACATGGTCCAGCAGGAACTCGAGGAAAATCCCGTTCTCGAAGAAGGGATGGATCTGGAAGAGCAGGAACCGAGAGAGGAGACCACGGAGGTCGCCGAACCCGAGACCTTCAGCGAGGAAGTCAAGGAGGTTGCGGGTGAAAACGAGGGCCTTGCGGATATCGACTGGCAGACCTATCTTGAAGGATACAATCTGGGCGGCTCGACGGCCGATTCCTATGAAGAGGATGATGACCGGCCTTCGTTTGAAAATCTCCTGACCAAAAAAGGGAGTCTTACGGATCATTTGATGTGGCAGTTGGGCCTCTCCCGTTTCACCGAGGAGGAGCGGCGGGTCGCAGCCGAAATTATCGGCAATCTCGACGAGGATGGATATCTGAAGGCGACGCTCGAGGAAATCAGCGATATCCTTGGAGTCGAGGCGGAGAAAGTGCCTCCCGTACTGGAAAAGGTTCAGGATTTCGATCCGGTCGGAGTGGCCTGCCGCAATCTTCAGGAATGCCTTCTCAAGCAGGTTCGGCACCTCGGGATGGAGGGCTCTCTGGTCGAAACCATTCTGCGCGACCACATCGCCGAGCTGGAGACGCGCAAGTATCCGACCATCGCCAAGGTGCAGGGAGTGAGTCTTGACGAGGTCCTGGGCGCCGCAAAGATCATCTCCGGCCTGGATCCCCGCCCCGGACGTCCCTACAGCCAGGAGGATGTCCACTACATCACCCCTGATATTTTCGTCTATAAAATCAGTGACGAATACGTGGTTGTTCTCAACGATGAAGGACTTCCCAATCTGCGCATCAGCACTTTCTACCGCCAGGCCCTGTCCGGAGGAGGAGGGGGCGTCGACCAGAAGGCGGGCGAGTATATCCAGGAAAAACTGCGTGGCGCCCTTTGGTTGATCAAAAGCATTCATCAGCGTCAGCGGACCATCTACAAGGTCACCAAAAGCATTGTCAAATTCCAGCGGGAATTTTTCGACAAGGGCATCGAACACCTCAAACCTCTTGTCCTCAGGGATGTGGCCGAGGACATCGAAATGCACGAATCCACCATCAGCCGTGTGACCACCAGCAAGTATGTTCAGACACCCCAGGGTCTCTTTGAGTTGAAGTATTTCTTCAACAGCGGTATAAGCACTACGGAGGGAAGCTCGATCGCCTCGGAAAGCGTCAAGAACAGGATTCGAGACATCGTCGCGCAAGAGAACCCCAAGAAACCCTATTCGGATCAGAAAATCGTCGACATGCTTCGCCAGCACGGCATCGATATCGCTCGCCGCACCGTAACCAAATATCGCGAAATGCTTGGTATCGGTTCGTCGACCGAGCGCAAGCGCCTCTTCTGA